In Corythoichthys intestinalis isolate RoL2023-P3 chromosome 4, ASM3026506v1, whole genome shotgun sequence, a genomic segment contains:
- the tcea3 gene encoding transcription elongation factor A protein 3 isoform X2, which yields MTREEDLIRIAKKLEKMVSRNNTDGAMDLLKELKSFNMTLKLLQETRIGMSVNSIRKHCADEEVIALAKVLIKEWKRLLDSSHAPMEKAAEEKNGLDSSIVAVSPNNSPRRLDFTQRHDSVPDANQSIKHRKGKHTDEPKNKRSHRDEFVDEKQLHEERLKETVKEEGKKPREAENNQPEKRQKHIQDNLKEIREREEPRKFDDVKNKETRHGRLINTLPDKPVSDAYRERPAGVQKPLFERRGVLDSSILYPTRFPSPPRPARPPLPLKRPSVDGKRERKDGKDSSLGRSHASGLASPKAKAASLESKKERKVPNDPKTPCAPLHFNLHSPPPRKEPPDPNAPLPPLPLHLHPPPPPKRPSLDGKKERKETSDYKTASQKTPDCVKRDRKYSLDSKVATKQSVDVRKERKNSLDSKLSQPSKHHSTDSKPARRESETKQNNLPSAKKVTSERRESHGSKASQIGSQQIKPSSDHNERKGKIEAPKTPTTPTSPMSPGFTSIGGPLPPHLTTGDSIRDKCIEMLAAALRTDNDYKDFGTNCEMMAAEIEDHIYQEIKATDMKYKNRVRSRISNLKDPKNPGLRRNVLAGSIDLNRIATMSAEEMASDELKQLRNVLTQEAIREHQMAKTGGTTTDLLQCGKCKKKNCTYNQVQTRSADEPMTTFVLCNECGNRWKFC from the exons ATGACGAGGGAAGAAGACCTGATTCGGATTGCCAAGAAGCTGGAAAAGATGGTGTCACGAAATAACACG GATGGTGCCATGGACCTGTTGAAGGAACTCAAAAGTTTCAACATGACGCTTAAACTGCTACAG GAGACCAGGATTGGCATGTCTGTGAACAGCATCAGAAAGCACTGCGCAGACGAAGAGGTCATTGCTTTGGCAAAAGTCCTCATTAAGGAATGGAAAAGGCTTTTGG ACTCCAGCCATGCTCCTATGGAGAAAGCAGCAGAGGAGAAGAACGGTTTGGACTCcagcattgtagcagtgtctcCAAACAACTCACCGAG GAGATTGGACTTCACACAGAGACATGATTCAGTACCTGATGCTAATCAGTCCATAAAACACAGGAAAGGAAAACATACTGATGAGCCCAAAAATAAACGGTCACACAGAGACGAGTTTGTGGATGAGAAGCAACTGCATGAGGAACGACTCAAAGAAACAGTTAAAGAAGAAGGTAAAAAGCCCAGAGAAGCAGAAAACAACCAGCCCGAGAAGAGACAAAAGCACATACAAGACAATCTAAAGGAGATAAGAGAACGTGAAGAGCCTAGAAAGTTCGACGATGTGAAAAACAAAGAGACCAGACATGGGAGGCTTATTAACACATTGCCAGACAAACCTGTGAGTGACGCCTACAGGGAGAGACCGGCTGGTGtccaaaagccgttatttgaaaG GAGAGGAGTTCTGGACAGCAGCATCTTGTATCCTACTCGCTTTCCTTCACCTCCCCGACCCGCTCGGCCTCCTCTCCCGCTCAAGCGCCCCTCTGTGGACGGAAAGAGAGAGAG GAAGGATGGTAAAGACTCCTCGCTGGGGCGCTCTCACGCTTCAGGGCTTGCCTCCCCAAAGGCTAAGGCCGCTTCCCTGGAATCCAAGAAAGAGAG AAAAGTTCCAAATGATCCAAAAACCCCATGCGCGCCGCTCCATTTTAACCTTCATTCTCCGCCACCAAG AAAAGAGCCCCCAGATCCTAATGCTCCTCTGCCTCCGTTGCCTCTTCATCTTCACCCCCCACCTCCTCCAAAGCGTCCCTCGCTGGATGGGAAAAAGGAGAG GAAGGAAACCTCAGATTATAAAACGGCCTCACAGAAGACACCAGACTGTGTGAAAAGAGACAG GAAATACAGTTTGGATAGCAAAGTGGCTACAAAACAGTCAGTGGATGTCAGGAAAGAAAG AAAGAACTCCCTTGACTCGAAATTAAGCCAGCCATCGAAACACCATTCAACTGATTCTAAACCCGCCAG GCGCGAGTCTGAGACAAAGCAGAATAATCTACCATCTGCAAAGAAGGTTACATCTGAAAG GCGAGAGTCTCATGGTTCAAAAGCCTCTCAAATCGGCTCTCAACAAATAAAGCCATCAAGTGACCACAATGAACG AAAGGGCAAAATCGAAGCCCCTAAAACTCCAACTACTCCCACTAGCCCGATGTCACCTGGTTTCACCTCCATCGGGGGTCCATTACCACCTCACCTGACTACCGGTGACTCAATCCGAGACAAGTGCATTGAGATGCTGGCAGCTGCCCTACGCACTGACA ATGACTACAAAGACTTTGGCACCAACTGTGAAATGATGGCAGCAGAGATCGAAGATCATAT TTACCAGGAGATCAAGGCTACTGACATGAAATACAAGAACAGAGTAAGGAGCCGCATTAGTAACCTGAAGGACCCAAAGAACCCTGGTCTTCGCAGGAACGTTCTCGCAGGAAGCATTGATTTGAACCGTATTGCCACTATGAGTGCTGAg GAAATGGCGAGCGATGAGCTGAAACAACTGAGGAACGTCCTCACCCAGGAGGCCATCAGGGAGCACCAGATGGCAAAAACTGGGGGTACCACCACCGACTTGCTGCAGTGCGGCAAGTGCAAAAAGAAGAATTGCACCTATAATCAG GTGCAGACACGCAGCGCTGACGAGCCCATGACAACTTTTGTCCTGTGCAACGAGTGCGGGAACCGCTGGAAG TTCTGCTGA
- the tcea3 gene encoding transcription elongation factor A protein 3 isoform X1, with the protein MTREEDLIRIAKKLEKMVSRNNTDGAMDLLKELKSFNMTLKLLQETRIGMSVNSIRKHCADEEVIALAKVLIKEWKRLLDSSHAPMEKAAEEKNGLDSSIVAVSPNNSPRRLDFTQRHDSVPDANQSIKHRKGKHTDEPKNKRSHRDEFVDEKQLHEERLKETVKEEGKKPREAENNQPEKRQKHIQDNLKEIREREEPRKFDDVKNKETRHGRLINTLPDKPVSDAYRERPAGVQKPLFERRGVLDSSILYPTRFPSPPRPARPPLPLKRPSVDGKRERKDGKDSSLGRSHASGLASPKAKAASLESKKERKVPNDPKTPCAPLHFNLHSPPPRSVCSEDVSSPHDPIDLSLKLFCPFRKEPPDPNAPLPPLPLHLHPPPPPKRPSLDGKKERKETSDYKTASQKTPDCVKRDRKYSLDSKVATKQSVDVRKERKNSLDSKLSQPSKHHSTDSKPARRESETKQNNLPSAKKVTSERRESHGSKASQIGSQQIKPSSDHNERKGKIEAPKTPTTPTSPMSPGFTSIGGPLPPHLTTGDSIRDKCIEMLAAALRTDNDYKDFGTNCEMMAAEIEDHIYQEIKATDMKYKNRVRSRISNLKDPKNPGLRRNVLAGSIDLNRIATMSAEEMASDELKQLRNVLTQEAIREHQMAKTGGTTTDLLQCGKCKKKNCTYNQVQTRSADEPMTTFVLCNECGNRWKFC; encoded by the exons ATGACGAGGGAAGAAGACCTGATTCGGATTGCCAAGAAGCTGGAAAAGATGGTGTCACGAAATAACACG GATGGTGCCATGGACCTGTTGAAGGAACTCAAAAGTTTCAACATGACGCTTAAACTGCTACAG GAGACCAGGATTGGCATGTCTGTGAACAGCATCAGAAAGCACTGCGCAGACGAAGAGGTCATTGCTTTGGCAAAAGTCCTCATTAAGGAATGGAAAAGGCTTTTGG ACTCCAGCCATGCTCCTATGGAGAAAGCAGCAGAGGAGAAGAACGGTTTGGACTCcagcattgtagcagtgtctcCAAACAACTCACCGAG GAGATTGGACTTCACACAGAGACATGATTCAGTACCTGATGCTAATCAGTCCATAAAACACAGGAAAGGAAAACATACTGATGAGCCCAAAAATAAACGGTCACACAGAGACGAGTTTGTGGATGAGAAGCAACTGCATGAGGAACGACTCAAAGAAACAGTTAAAGAAGAAGGTAAAAAGCCCAGAGAAGCAGAAAACAACCAGCCCGAGAAGAGACAAAAGCACATACAAGACAATCTAAAGGAGATAAGAGAACGTGAAGAGCCTAGAAAGTTCGACGATGTGAAAAACAAAGAGACCAGACATGGGAGGCTTATTAACACATTGCCAGACAAACCTGTGAGTGACGCCTACAGGGAGAGACCGGCTGGTGtccaaaagccgttatttgaaaG GAGAGGAGTTCTGGACAGCAGCATCTTGTATCCTACTCGCTTTCCTTCACCTCCCCGACCCGCTCGGCCTCCTCTCCCGCTCAAGCGCCCCTCTGTGGACGGAAAGAGAGAGAG GAAGGATGGTAAAGACTCCTCGCTGGGGCGCTCTCACGCTTCAGGGCTTGCCTCCCCAAAGGCTAAGGCCGCTTCCCTGGAATCCAAGAAAGAGAG AAAAGTTCCAAATGATCCAAAAACCCCATGCGCGCCGCTCCATTTTAACCTTCATTCTCCGCCACCAAGGTCAGTGTGTTCGGAAGATGTCAGCTCTCCCCATGACCCGATTGACTTGTCGCTCAAGCTGTTTTGTCCTTTTAGAAAAGAGCCCCCAGATCCTAATGCTCCTCTGCCTCCGTTGCCTCTTCATCTTCACCCCCCACCTCCTCCAAAGCGTCCCTCGCTGGATGGGAAAAAGGAGAG GAAGGAAACCTCAGATTATAAAACGGCCTCACAGAAGACACCAGACTGTGTGAAAAGAGACAG GAAATACAGTTTGGATAGCAAAGTGGCTACAAAACAGTCAGTGGATGTCAGGAAAGAAAG AAAGAACTCCCTTGACTCGAAATTAAGCCAGCCATCGAAACACCATTCAACTGATTCTAAACCCGCCAG GCGCGAGTCTGAGACAAAGCAGAATAATCTACCATCTGCAAAGAAGGTTACATCTGAAAG GCGAGAGTCTCATGGTTCAAAAGCCTCTCAAATCGGCTCTCAACAAATAAAGCCATCAAGTGACCACAATGAACG AAAGGGCAAAATCGAAGCCCCTAAAACTCCAACTACTCCCACTAGCCCGATGTCACCTGGTTTCACCTCCATCGGGGGTCCATTACCACCTCACCTGACTACCGGTGACTCAATCCGAGACAAGTGCATTGAGATGCTGGCAGCTGCCCTACGCACTGACA ATGACTACAAAGACTTTGGCACCAACTGTGAAATGATGGCAGCAGAGATCGAAGATCATAT TTACCAGGAGATCAAGGCTACTGACATGAAATACAAGAACAGAGTAAGGAGCCGCATTAGTAACCTGAAGGACCCAAAGAACCCTGGTCTTCGCAGGAACGTTCTCGCAGGAAGCATTGATTTGAACCGTATTGCCACTATGAGTGCTGAg GAAATGGCGAGCGATGAGCTGAAACAACTGAGGAACGTCCTCACCCAGGAGGCCATCAGGGAGCACCAGATGGCAAAAACTGGGGGTACCACCACCGACTTGCTGCAGTGCGGCAAGTGCAAAAAGAAGAATTGCACCTATAATCAG GTGCAGACACGCAGCGCTGACGAGCCCATGACAACTTTTGTCCTGTGCAACGAGTGCGGGAACCGCTGGAAG TTCTGCTGA